One region of Metallosphaera sedula DSM 5348 genomic DNA includes:
- a CDS encoding TFIIB-type zinc ribbon-containing protein, with protein sequence MDNIRCSYCGSKNLIWDYTRGEVVCGDCGTTADRVYDYRPMFMEEVLRSSQNRSLLYKNREIESFKEFMHLLKKSRFLRKYKGVKLNVSLNQGSIQGSKIYSQISLDALYKIESDKVAIKIYKYLEKMGIFSGLKFKTRVLLTYYLVYGNDKIRIKRILKTYYSSEENIKRIIKQIPFNVRLEIMRMVEESKIKN encoded by the coding sequence ATGGATAATATCAGGTGTAGCTATTGCGGTTCCAAGAATCTGATATGGGATTATACAAGAGGGGAAGTGGTCTGCGGGGACTGTGGAACAACTGCGGATAGAGTTTATGATTACAGACCCATGTTCATGGAAGAGGTCTTGAGGTCGTCGCAAAACAGAAGTCTTCTATATAAGAATCGCGAAATAGAGTCATTCAAAGAATTTATGCACCTTTTGAAGAAATCTAGATTTCTAAGAAAGTATAAAGGAGTTAAACTAAATGTATCACTTAATCAAGGATCTATTCAAGGATCTAAGATTTACTCTCAGATTTCTCTAGACGCCCTATATAAGATTGAAAGTGATAAGGTAGCAATTAAAATATACAAATATCTTGAAAAGATGGGAATTTTTAGCGGACTAAAGTTTAAGACAAGAGTATTATTGACATATTACCTTGTTTATGGTAATGATAAAATACGTATTAAAAGAATATTGAAAACATATTATAGTAGTGAAGAAAATATAAAGAGAATTATAAAGCAAATTCCTTTCAATGTAAGACTTGAAATAATGAGGATGGTTGAGGAATCCAAAATAAAAAATTAA
- the hisS gene encoding histidine--tRNA ligase: MVSYEPMRGMEDYFDVDSKIIRWIESNFRETVEKAGYKEAMTPIVEDFELFSLKGGEELRNTMYVFKDKGEREVALRPEITPSIVRLYLNSLQHYPKPLRIFYIGRVYRYDEPQQGRYREFRQAGVELLGSDSILADIEVLHLLENFYRRINLKDKISLKINNIGIFRIIFNKLSFDEQVQEHLLHLLDKGKIEEAEKILDEKIRDNSKIRQFIYTLITNGRSLKLEEAMREAEKTELSELVNEIENLKLISEILSSLNLDHIVDLGFVRGLAYYTGPIFEVVKRDLPFSIAGGGRYDSLVEVYGGNRTPAVGFAIGIERTMYALNKDGIKFDSNAPLVAVVALDRSVIPHALSIVSMLRDKGFITVLNNKEIPLSKLVPLYAEQGFTHLIIMGQKEITSGKVTVRNLVKREQITTDVKELTNVITAPDK; this comes from the coding sequence ATGGTATCCTATGAGCCTATGCGCGGGATGGAGGATTATTTTGATGTGGATTCAAAGATCATTAGGTGGATAGAGAGCAATTTTAGGGAAACTGTAGAGAAAGCAGGTTATAAGGAGGCCATGACCCCAATTGTCGAGGACTTTGAACTGTTTTCCCTTAAGGGTGGAGAGGAACTAAGGAACACGATGTACGTGTTTAAGGATAAGGGGGAGAGAGAAGTGGCTCTAAGACCTGAGATAACTCCCAGTATCGTGAGGTTATATCTTAATTCTTTACAACATTATCCAAAACCCCTAAGAATTTTCTATATAGGGAGGGTATATAGGTATGATGAGCCTCAACAGGGCAGATATAGGGAATTTAGGCAAGCAGGGGTTGAATTACTAGGCTCGGATTCTATTCTAGCCGACATAGAAGTTCTCCATCTCTTAGAAAATTTCTATAGAAGAATAAACCTTAAGGACAAAATATCTTTGAAAATAAATAATATAGGAATTTTCAGAATAATCTTTAATAAACTCTCATTTGATGAGCAAGTTCAGGAACACCTGTTACACCTTTTGGATAAGGGAAAGATAGAGGAGGCGGAAAAAATCTTAGATGAGAAGATACGCGATAACTCTAAAATAAGACAATTCATTTATACACTAATTACTAACGGTAGATCACTCAAATTAGAAGAGGCAATGAGGGAGGCAGAAAAGACAGAATTGTCTGAACTTGTAAATGAGATAGAGAATCTAAAACTCATCTCAGAAATTCTGTCGTCCCTGAATCTTGACCATATTGTAGATCTTGGTTTCGTTAGAGGACTTGCATACTACACTGGCCCTATCTTTGAAGTGGTGAAAAGAGATCTTCCGTTCAGTATCGCTGGAGGCGGAAGATATGACTCGCTAGTGGAAGTTTACGGAGGAAATAGGACGCCTGCGGTTGGATTTGCCATAGGAATAGAGAGAACTATGTATGCACTTAACAAAGATGGGATTAAATTCGACTCCAATGCCCCATTGGTAGCTGTTGTAGCCTTAGACAGGTCAGTTATCCCCCATGCGCTTTCCATAGTTTCCATGCTCAGGGACAAGGGGTTCATAACTGTGCTAAACAACAAGGAGATTCCGCTATCAAAACTCGTACCCCTATATGCCGAACAGGGATTTACACATCTAATCATCATGGGGCAAAAAGAAATCACTTCAGGGAAAGTCACTGTTAGGAACCTTGTTAAAAGGGAACAGATAACAACTGATGTAAAGGAGTTAACGAACGTGATTACTGCTCCCGATAAATAA
- the psmB gene encoding archaeal proteasome endopeptidase complex subunit beta encodes MEELPSTAVGIRLQDGVILGAVRRLSYGGYVLSKSAKKVFPISRFGIGGAGLFGDLQALTRIMNANIKYYELYNNRPISTRAAAKLLSIILYQYKYMPFISEVLFGGVDNGEPQLYVLDPLGSLLDDIYAAVGSGARVAIGVLEAEYSEKLTLTQGRELTIKSLRASAERDVTSGDGIDILTISKDGKINTEFLSS; translated from the coding sequence ATGGAAGAATTACCTTCAACTGCAGTTGGTATCAGGCTTCAAGATGGAGTGATTTTGGGAGCAGTAAGGCGATTAAGTTATGGCGGATACGTGTTAAGTAAGTCTGCCAAGAAAGTTTTCCCCATATCAAGGTTTGGAATAGGAGGAGCGGGACTCTTCGGAGATCTTCAGGCACTAACGAGGATAATGAATGCAAACATCAAATACTATGAGCTTTACAACAACAGGCCTATCTCTACTAGAGCTGCTGCCAAGTTATTGTCAATAATACTTTACCAGTATAAGTATATGCCCTTTATCTCAGAGGTCTTATTCGGAGGAGTTGATAACGGAGAACCACAACTATATGTGTTAGATCCCCTAGGTTCTCTCCTTGACGATATATACGCAGCCGTGGGATCTGGAGCTAGGGTAGCTATAGGTGTCTTAGAGGCCGAATATTCAGAGAAGCTAACGTTAACCCAAGGAAGGGAACTTACCATAAAATCATTGAGAGCTTCTGCTGAAAGAGACGTAACTTCAGGAGATGGAATAGATATTCTTACCATTTCAAAGGATGGAAAAATAAATACTGAATTCCTATCATCTTAA
- the mtnA gene encoding S-methyl-5-thioribose-1-phosphate isomerase has protein sequence MRKLSDIVPLKFENGKVVWLNTSAIPWKEEYKESSNYEDIARAIETMEVRGAPAIGVMAALGIAAAVYNSQGDVQTLYQVLNRAAERLSRTRPTAYNLFWAIDRMRAKANSLISDNVSPEEFKERIVEEALRIQREDIEINRRMGEIGSQVIKDGDVILTHCNTGSLATAGFGTALGVIRTAWLQGKSIRVIATETRPLLQGARLTMWELTKDGIPSKLITDNMVAYAMRYEGVTKVILGADRILVSGHVANKIGTYGISILAKYHGVDFYVVAPTSTIDRTGANEIVIERRKPDEVRTVLNMVDITVKDAEVLNPAFDVTPPELITGIITEKGIAYPPFKDSLKKFIE, from the coding sequence TTGAGAAAGCTCAGTGACATAGTTCCCTTAAAATTCGAAAATGGAAAGGTAGTGTGGCTGAACACTAGTGCTATACCATGGAAAGAGGAGTATAAGGAATCATCAAACTACGAGGATATTGCAAGAGCCATAGAGACCATGGAAGTTAGGGGTGCCCCAGCAATAGGGGTAATGGCCGCGTTGGGTATAGCTGCAGCTGTTTATAATTCCCAGGGAGATGTCCAGACCTTATATCAAGTATTGAACAGGGCAGCGGAGAGGCTTAGTAGGACCAGACCCACGGCTTACAACCTTTTCTGGGCTATAGATAGAATGAGAGCTAAGGCAAACTCTCTGATTTCGGACAACGTATCTCCGGAGGAATTCAAGGAGAGGATAGTCGAAGAGGCTTTGAGAATTCAGAGGGAGGATATTGAGATCAATAGGAGAATGGGAGAAATAGGTAGCCAAGTGATAAAGGACGGAGACGTCATCCTTACCCACTGCAACACTGGATCCCTCGCTACTGCCGGCTTTGGTACAGCCCTTGGAGTTATAAGGACAGCTTGGTTGCAGGGAAAGTCTATCAGGGTTATTGCTACCGAGACTAGACCATTGTTGCAGGGTGCTAGGCTAACTATGTGGGAGTTAACCAAGGACGGTATTCCCTCAAAACTTATCACTGATAACATGGTTGCATATGCCATGAGGTATGAAGGGGTTACGAAGGTGATTTTGGGCGCAGATAGAATACTAGTTTCTGGCCATGTAGCCAATAAGATAGGTACATATGGAATTTCTATTCTAGCAAAGTATCATGGCGTAGATTTCTACGTTGTCGCTCCAACCAGTACAATTGATAGAACTGGAGCTAATGAGATTGTGATTGAAAGGAGGAAACCAGACGAGGTAAGGACTGTATTAAACATGGTAGATATAACTGTGAAGGATGCGGAAGTTCTAAATCCAGCCTTTGATGTGACACCACCGGAACTTATAACTGGTATTATTACAGAAAAAGGGATAGCATATCCGCCATTTAAGGATAGTTTAAAGAAATTTATTGAGTAA
- a CDS encoding DNA-directed RNA polymerase subunit G: MLSSYSFSEMCKIDSIKKGELRDLLIVAVRCQDTEFNLDMISSLNMFKDGENVNVILSKERPDFTEKDFCAHGYVVTQKKKGDGTFVTIISFFGPLLRISSKDDFLKRAGLNVMDHVYFCVRKSE; this comes from the coding sequence GTGCTCAGTAGTTATTCATTTTCAGAAATGTGCAAAATAGATTCAATAAAAAAGGGAGAACTTAGGGATCTCCTGATAGTAGCCGTGAGGTGCCAAGACACTGAGTTTAATCTTGACATGATATCTTCACTAAACATGTTCAAGGATGGCGAGAATGTTAATGTGATCCTTTCTAAGGAGAGACCAGATTTCACCGAGAAAGATTTTTGTGCACATGGTTATGTCGTAACCCAAAAAAAGAAGGGAGATGGCACATTTGTAACCATAATATCGTTCTTTGGACCACTCTTAAGGATATCTAGTAAGGATGATTTCCTAAAGAGAGCTGGGTTAAACGTCATGGATCACGTATACTTCTGTGTAAGGAAGAGTGAGTGA
- a CDS encoding Lsm family RNA-binding protein, producing the protein MSASKRIVADMNSLLDKTVVVKLSNGKSYSGQLSSYELTPFMVSLINAKDSENNSFYKVLINGNMISEILVKSVPIFDAREFADVVQKNLGLRPGDVKVYEEVGIITVMERIKVSESGVEGSGPMAQRIYDLYNEYIAKKKGDTK; encoded by the coding sequence ATGAGTGCCTCAAAAAGAATCGTAGCTGACATGAATTCACTACTGGATAAAACAGTGGTGGTCAAACTAAGTAATGGTAAGAGCTATTCAGGCCAGTTATCCTCGTACGAACTGACTCCATTCATGGTAAGCCTAATTAATGCTAAGGATAGTGAAAATAATTCCTTCTACAAGGTTCTGATAAATGGCAACATGATATCGGAGATTTTAGTCAAGTCAGTTCCGATTTTCGATGCCAGAGAGTTCGCTGATGTGGTCCAGAAAAACCTAGGTCTTAGACCAGGTGACGTGAAGGTGTATGAGGAAGTTGGAATTATTACAGTAATGGAGAGAATCAAGGTATCCGAAAGCGGAGTTGAGGGCAGCGGTCCCATGGCTCAGAGAATATACGACCTTTACAACGAGTATATTGCTAAGAAGAAAGGAGACACGAAATGA
- the tgtA gene encoding tRNA guanosine(15) transglycosylase TgtA, which translates to MGDFEVKDEDLAGRIGILETKHGKLETPVFFPVINPLKQEVFLEELKAVGFNNFITNSFILKKNNILQGTIHEKFGDNFVIMTDSGAYQILEYGEIEQTNRDIVSFEAKIRPDIAVFLDIPTGNTDDREEAKFSVEMTLERGKEIADIVDQNEDIIWVHPIQGGQFLDLVEYSAREANKRTNYKMLALGSPTVFMEKYKYDTLVDMIYTAKSSVSRGVPFHLFGGGVPHIIPFAVALGVDSFDSASYAIFARDNRYLTSERTYRLEDLEYFPCSCPVCSRYDPSELLEMKSEERYKLLAIHNLWKIREEVNRVKQAIKEGRLFEYIQQKAYSHPALYSAFKSILKYSSYLEKYDPRVKGNVKGLLLFDHNSMNRPELLRHSEFMANLKPKRNKVIIICGDKLGSPFISDPKVKSIQGRNRDYDTFVALPFYGLVPVMASEAFPLSQFEIPDIIDDTTLNETILKIKETLRNKNYAEIKFMECEKSVLSHIMSINPTL; encoded by the coding sequence ATAGGTGACTTTGAAGTAAAGGATGAGGATCTGGCTGGTAGAATAGGGATACTGGAAACCAAACATGGTAAGCTCGAAACTCCAGTTTTTTTCCCAGTCATAAATCCCCTTAAGCAGGAGGTATTCCTAGAGGAACTCAAGGCCGTAGGCTTTAATAATTTTATTACAAATTCATTCATACTAAAGAAAAATAATATTCTCCAAGGCACTATTCACGAGAAGTTTGGGGATAATTTCGTAATTATGACGGATTCTGGAGCATACCAAATACTTGAATATGGTGAGATAGAGCAGACAAATAGGGATATTGTATCATTCGAGGCGAAAATTAGGCCAGATATAGCGGTGTTCCTAGATATACCAACTGGCAATACTGACGACCGAGAAGAGGCAAAGTTCTCAGTGGAGATGACCCTAGAGAGAGGGAAGGAAATCGCTGACATTGTGGACCAGAACGAGGATATTATCTGGGTTCATCCTATTCAGGGAGGTCAGTTTCTTGATCTAGTGGAGTATTCAGCTAGGGAAGCCAATAAAAGAACCAACTACAAGATGTTGGCTCTTGGAAGCCCTACGGTTTTCATGGAGAAGTATAAATATGATACCCTAGTAGACATGATCTATACCGCTAAGTCGAGCGTAAGTAGGGGTGTTCCCTTCCACCTATTTGGAGGCGGTGTTCCCCATATAATTCCCTTTGCCGTAGCTTTGGGCGTGGATTCGTTTGACTCTGCATCCTATGCTATTTTCGCTAGAGATAATAGGTACTTGACGAGCGAGAGAACTTATAGACTTGAGGACCTTGAGTACTTCCCGTGCAGTTGTCCTGTTTGTTCTAGATACGATCCGTCAGAACTACTGGAGATGAAATCCGAAGAGAGATACAAACTTCTGGCTATCCATAACCTTTGGAAGATAAGGGAGGAAGTGAACAGGGTAAAGCAGGCCATTAAGGAAGGAAGATTGTTTGAATATATTCAACAGAAAGCTTACTCGCACCCAGCTCTCTATTCAGCCTTTAAATCAATACTCAAATACTCCAGTTATCTAGAGAAATACGATCCGAGGGTCAAAGGCAACGTTAAGGGACTCCTGCTATTTGATCATAATTCCATGAACAGGCCTGAACTTCTGAGACATTCAGAATTTATGGCAAATCTGAAACCCAAGAGGAACAAGGTAATAATAATTTGTGGCGATAAATTAGGTAGTCCCTTTATTTCAGACCCTAAGGTCAAATCGATACAAGGAAGGAACAGAGACTACGATACATTCGTAGCGCTTCCCTTCTATGGCCTAGTACCTGTTATGGCATCTGAAGCGTTCCCATTATCGCAGTTCGAGATTCCTGACATAATAGACGATACCACATTAAATGAAACAATACTGAAAATAAAAGAGACCTTGCGCAATAAAAATTACGCAGAGATAAAGTTCATGGAATGTGAAAAATCTGTACTATCACATATAATGTCTATCAACCCCACTCTTTGA
- a CDS encoding proteasome assembly chaperone family protein, producing the protein MEDTKVILKDVSESELANSRFISGFRTLGEVGYLSVRHIVLSRKMRRVGFVTTKYLRDVTFLDDYGVATPFELFYDEEFRVLVLLNHLLPFQREWSSFTHGLVKWLKRIQVKDSILIGGLDKRYKDVNEPIKWMRTSKSTIDLPYPTLNKQLIMVGPLALFTVYAEIEDLPATILLPYADRERLDPGAAAVAVDVINKLIGFNIDTRELYEDAKKIEQELQRQLEMIQKEISKSGVDRHYM; encoded by the coding sequence GTGGAAGATACGAAAGTAATTCTGAAAGACGTCTCAGAGAGCGAGCTGGCCAATTCCAGATTCATCTCAGGTTTCAGGACCCTAGGTGAGGTTGGTTACCTATCAGTGAGGCATATTGTTCTATCAAGAAAGATGAGAAGGGTAGGGTTTGTGACCACGAAATACCTTAGGGATGTTACTTTTCTTGATGACTATGGAGTTGCCACACCCTTTGAGTTATTTTATGATGAGGAGTTCAGGGTTCTAGTACTCTTAAATCATCTGCTCCCATTTCAAAGGGAGTGGAGTAGCTTCACTCATGGCCTAGTTAAATGGTTAAAGAGGATACAGGTGAAGGACTCCATTCTAATAGGAGGCTTAGATAAGAGGTATAAGGACGTTAATGAGCCCATAAAGTGGATGAGGACCAGCAAAAGCACAATTGATTTACCCTATCCCACTCTTAACAAACAGTTAATCATGGTAGGACCACTGGCCCTGTTTACAGTTTACGCAGAAATAGAGGATCTTCCAGCAACTATTCTACTTCCGTATGCGGATAGGGAGAGATTAGATCCAGGAGCAGCTGCTGTGGCAGTAGATGTAATAAACAAACTAATTGGGTTCAATATAGATACAAGAGAGCTTTACGAGGATGCCAAGAAAATAGAGCAGGAACTCCAAAGGCAGCTTGAAATGATACAAAAGGAAATTTCAAAGAGTGGGGTTGATAGACATTATATGTGA
- a CDS encoding PUA domain-containing protein — MSQSRYRQFVTEPEDALPYLEVLKAIADYQFGIGIGNCLFDQDSFRIQRSVNTWRIRNVLSKDGLFLVLRPQDGLFSLTINAGRRLKECAPFPSLRVMVRKEVEDAILKEGNVFAKHVENVDRKLRAGDEALVVNGDDELLAIGKMRLSGEEVMEYKRGVALTVRERWKIRK; from the coding sequence ATGAGTCAGAGCAGATACAGGCAATTTGTCACAGAACCGGAGGACGCACTCCCCTATCTTGAAGTGTTAAAGGCAATAGCCGATTACCAGTTCGGAATAGGCATAGGTAACTGTTTATTTGATCAGGACTCGTTCAGGATTCAGCGTTCTGTAAACACGTGGCGTATTAGGAACGTTCTTTCCAAGGACGGTTTGTTCTTGGTGTTAAGACCACAGGACGGGCTTTTCTCCTTAACCATAAACGCTGGGAGGAGACTTAAGGAATGCGCTCCCTTTCCCAGTCTAAGGGTAATGGTAAGAAAAGAAGTGGAAGACGCAATACTGAAGGAGGGGAATGTTTTCGCTAAACACGTGGAGAACGTGGACAGGAAGTTAAGAGCTGGTGATGAGGCCCTAGTTGTGAATGGAGATGATGAGTTACTGGCAATAGGAAAAATGAGATTGTCAGGCGAGGAAGTAATGGAATATAAAAGGGGAGTAGCATTAACAGTTAGGGAGAGGTGGAAGATACGAAAGTAA
- a CDS encoding proteasome-activating nucleotidase, giving the protein MSDELEYSRDASVTDEHAVRILEEKIRTMQMEAESLRKELNYYKSEMEKLLSPPLIEAIVLDILEDGRVVVKSTSGPNLVVNVSGTVDFSSIKVGRYVALNQRGSAVVEVLRDRDDPLVRSMEVVERPNVRYQDIGGLDQQIQEVREVVELPLKKPELFKELGITPPKGILLYGPPGTGKTMLAKAVATESNASFIHVVASEFAQKFVGEGARVVRDVFELARKKAPSIVFIDEIDAIGAKRVDLGTSGEREVQRTLMQLLAEIDGFQPLDNVKIIAATNRIDILDPALLRPGRFDRLIEIPLPNIEGRKQILRIYLQKMKVDNSVNVDELAMMTEGFSGADLRNLCTEAGYIAIRNDSNVISMTHFKSAIERLRSKKLSKEVVDRGEKYV; this is encoded by the coding sequence TTGTCTGATGAACTAGAATACTCAAGGGATGCTTCTGTGACAGATGAGCACGCGGTGAGGATACTGGAGGAGAAGATAAGGACAATGCAAATGGAGGCAGAGAGCCTGAGAAAGGAACTGAACTACTACAAGTCTGAGATGGAGAAGTTGTTAAGTCCGCCACTTATTGAGGCAATCGTTCTGGACATCCTCGAAGATGGTAGAGTTGTGGTTAAGAGTACCTCGGGTCCAAACCTAGTAGTCAACGTCTCAGGAACGGTGGACTTTAGTTCCATTAAAGTAGGCAGATATGTGGCTCTAAATCAAAGGGGCTCGGCGGTAGTAGAGGTGCTGAGGGACAGGGATGATCCTTTGGTTAGATCAATGGAGGTGGTAGAGAGACCCAACGTGAGATACCAAGATATAGGTGGGTTGGATCAACAAATTCAGGAAGTGAGAGAGGTAGTAGAGCTCCCCCTTAAGAAGCCCGAACTATTCAAGGAACTTGGGATTACTCCCCCTAAGGGTATACTTCTATACGGTCCACCTGGTACTGGAAAAACCATGTTGGCGAAGGCGGTGGCCACAGAGAGTAACGCCTCGTTCATACATGTTGTGGCCTCCGAGTTTGCTCAGAAGTTTGTGGGAGAAGGGGCCAGGGTGGTCAGGGATGTATTTGAACTGGCAAGAAAGAAGGCACCCTCCATTGTATTCATTGATGAAATAGACGCCATCGGAGCTAAGAGGGTTGATTTGGGGACCAGTGGAGAGAGGGAAGTTCAAAGAACGCTAATGCAACTCCTTGCAGAGATAGACGGCTTCCAACCCTTGGACAACGTGAAAATCATTGCAGCGACCAATAGAATAGACATACTTGATCCTGCTCTTCTAAGGCCAGGAAGATTTGACAGGCTGATAGAGATCCCATTGCCAAACATTGAAGGGAGAAAGCAGATACTGAGAATCTACCTCCAAAAAATGAAGGTGGATAATTCGGTTAACGTAGATGAGCTAGCCATGATGACCGAAGGATTCAGCGGAGCAGACCTTAGGAATCTCTGTACCGAAGCGGGTTATATCGCAATAAGGAATGACAGTAATGTTATCAGTATGACTCATTTCAAGAGCGCTATTGAAAGGTTGAGATCCAAAAAATTAAGTAAGGAAGTTGTGGATAGGGGAGAGAAGTATGTATGA
- a CDS encoding multiprotein bridging factor aMBF1, with amino-acid sequence MRPMKKGVETYCEMCGNRIDGPGFSVKFEGSTITVCRSCYEKIKKHSTLVPRETKPQPAKQKRIEKAEEVELDIDEEYPRIIKEGRERLHMSTKELAERMKVQENIIKRMEMGKLKPTINEARILERILNVKLVVQVSQGKSKSQEPDDQTLTLGDIIRIREGKK; translated from the coding sequence ATGAGACCAATGAAAAAGGGCGTAGAGACATATTGCGAAATGTGTGGAAACAGGATCGATGGACCTGGTTTCTCGGTGAAATTTGAGGGTAGTACCATAACAGTTTGTAGATCCTGCTATGAAAAAATAAAGAAACACTCCACTCTAGTCCCCAGGGAGACGAAACCTCAACCCGCTAAACAAAAGAGGATTGAGAAGGCTGAGGAGGTGGAACTCGATATCGACGAAGAATATCCTAGAATCATCAAGGAGGGGAGGGAGAGACTTCACATGAGCACGAAGGAGCTGGCAGAGAGAATGAAGGTCCAGGAGAACATCATAAAGAGAATGGAAATGGGAAAACTAAAGCCAACCATAAACGAGGCGAGGATATTGGAACGCATACTGAACGTGAAACTTGTGGTCCAAGTAAGTCAAGGAAAGAGCAAGTCCCAGGAGCCAGATGATCAAACCTTAACACTAGGTGATATCATCAGAATCAGGGAGGGGAAGAAGTGA
- the hflX gene encoding GTPase HflX, translated as MKATLFVSQDFADEAVSLLETAGYEVEKTYPLPSKPNRLYYIPQDKLKLLQDQETDAVVVFDLLSPRHFINLNRSLNGKKVLDKLLILLEIFALHAGSKEAKLQIELARLKYELPIIKDIYSKTKISEQQGPLGAGTYGVESALRLYNRKISKITKELEGLKKFREMQMQNRREEFPYVAITGYTNAGKTSIFNALTGLNKPTDQSMFTTTAPKRYAIPIGSKKVTLVDTVGFIRGIPPQIIDAFFVTLSEIRYANALLLVVDISLEDSLLLEMTRSSFEILRELGISGKPMIIVGNKADLVDGRSKEKMDMVYSLSDNLYSPVVDAILVSAKKGWNLDSLRDKIFSLVN; from the coding sequence GTGAAGGCTACCCTTTTCGTATCCCAAGACTTCGCTGACGAGGCCGTATCCCTACTTGAGACCGCAGGATATGAGGTAGAGAAGACCTATCCTCTTCCCTCTAAACCCAACAGGTTATATTACATCCCTCAGGACAAACTGAAACTCCTGCAGGACCAGGAAACTGACGCGGTGGTGGTCTTTGACCTTCTCTCCCCAAGGCACTTCATCAACCTTAACAGGTCACTGAATGGGAAGAAGGTACTGGATAAGCTTCTGATTCTCCTTGAAATATTTGCACTTCATGCCGGATCAAAGGAGGCTAAACTTCAAATTGAACTAGCCAGATTAAAGTATGAATTACCAATTATCAAAGATATATACAGTAAAACTAAAATATCTGAGCAACAGGGGCCCCTGGGTGCAGGTACCTACGGTGTAGAGTCCGCTTTGAGACTCTACAACCGCAAAATATCCAAGATAACGAAGGAATTGGAGGGACTAAAGAAGTTCAGAGAGATGCAAATGCAAAATAGGAGGGAAGAATTTCCCTATGTAGCTATCACAGGCTACACCAACGCGGGTAAAACCTCGATCTTCAACGCGCTAACCGGGCTAAACAAACCAACGGATCAGTCGATGTTCACCACTACTGCACCAAAGAGATACGCTATACCCATTGGTTCCAAAAAGGTAACATTGGTAGATACTGTGGGATTCATTAGGGGAATTCCTCCCCAGATTATCGATGCCTTCTTCGTTACGCTGTCGGAGATAAGATATGCCAATGCCCTCCTGCTCGTGGTTGATATCTCTCTTGAGGACTCCCTCCTCTTAGAAATGACAAGATCCTCCTTCGAGATCCTTAGGGAGCTGGGGATATCTGGCAAACCCATGATCATAGTGGGTAATAAGGCCGATCTGGTGGACGGAAGGTCTAAGGAGAAGATGGACATGGTATACTCCCTCAGTGATAACCTATACTCTCCCGTTGTGGATGCAATCTTAGTTTCAGCTAAAAAGGGATGGAACCTAGATAGTCTGAGGGATAAGATATTCTCCCTAGTCAACTGA
- a CDS encoding tRNA methyltransferase, which yields MKEIYVLRLGHRPQRDKRVTTHVALVARAFGAKGIYIHGNDQKLAKKIEDVINVWGGKYFRIEMISNPKKLVNDWKATGGKVVHLTMYGINLPHVQEKLKELDKILVIVGAEKVEGWYYHMADFNVAISNQPHSEVASLALFLDRVYKGEELNIMFGDSKISVIPMERGKKVVRNDGQH from the coding sequence CTGAAAGAGATATACGTGCTCAGACTGGGTCACAGACCTCAGAGGGATAAGAGGGTTACTACTCACGTAGCCTTGGTAGCGAGGGCCTTTGGAGCCAAGGGTATATACATTCACGGAAACGACCAGAAGTTGGCCAAGAAAATTGAAGACGTAATTAATGTATGGGGAGGAAAATATTTCAGAATTGAAATGATATCCAATCCAAAGAAACTGGTTAATGACTGGAAAGCGACGGGGGGCAAGGTAGTTCACCTAACCATGTATGGAATTAATTTACCACATGTCCAGGAAAAGCTAAAGGAGCTCGATAAGATTCTTGTGATAGTGGGTGCGGAAAAGGTAGAGGGATGGTACTACCACATGGCAGACTTCAATGTTGCCATCTCTAACCAGCCACATTCGGAGGTGGCATCCTTGGCCCTATTTCTTGACAGAGTATATAAGGGAGAAGAACTAAATATTATGTTTGGGGACAGCAAAATTAGTGTTATCCCTATGGAGAGAGGTAAGAAGGTGGTCAGAAATGACGGGCAACATTGA